One genomic region from Evansella sp. LMS18 encodes:
- the pssA gene encoding CDP-diacylglycerol--serine O-phosphatidyltransferase, with amino-acid sequence MGKKIVYTLGMGSDNLIKRNIPNICTLSNLLFGFLSIGFSIMGEYQNAAVTILIGMMLDSMDGRLARKLNAETEFGKELDSLADIVTFGVAPAILIFTTTFADLGILGLLIASMFPVCGAIRLARFNVDTSGSSSYFTGVPITAAGGIIALLTLFDPWVPDVPISIVYTLLSVLMISRLKIPSLKEVPIPKYGTIITVFFISLIIVIETNTMYEYSTLFIVSIPLYIVFMSVHFILKKNKLKKNSS; translated from the coding sequence TTGGGCAAAAAAATAGTGTATACTTTAGGAATGGGAAGTGATAATTTGATTAAGCGAAACATACCTAATATATGTACTTTAAGTAACCTGCTGTTTGGTTTTTTATCCATAGGTTTTTCTATCATGGGAGAATATCAAAACGCTGCAGTGACAATATTAATTGGCATGATGCTGGACAGCATGGATGGAAGGCTTGCGAGGAAACTGAATGCGGAAACTGAGTTCGGAAAAGAGCTTGATTCTCTCGCTGATATAGTAACTTTCGGGGTAGCCCCTGCAATACTTATTTTCACCACAACTTTTGCGGACCTCGGAATCCTCGGCCTGCTCATAGCAAGCATGTTTCCTGTGTGCGGAGCAATCCGCCTCGCCCGGTTCAATGTTGATACATCCGGCAGTTCATCGTATTTCACAGGTGTTCCCATAACAGCCGCAGGCGGGATCATCGCTCTGCTCACCTTATTTGACCCATGGGTCCCTGATGTGCCTATTTCCATTGTGTACACTCTTTTATCTGTACTGATGATCAGCAGACTCAAAATACCGAGCCTTAAAGAAGTTCCAATACCGAAGTACGGCACAATTATTACTGTGTTTTTCATATCTTTGATAATCGTCATTGAAACAAACACAATGTATGAATACAGCACTCTTTTTATAGTGTCGATACCTCTTTATATTGTTTTTATGTCAGTCCACTTTATCCTTAAGAAAAATAAGCTGAAAAAAAATTCCTCCTGA
- a CDS encoding TRAP transporter large permease, with translation MSSLLLFGILIILFILSVPIAIALGLASVLFLAFTADIPLISLPQRLFASLDSFPLMAAPFFILAGKLMEHGGISERLVDFAKSLVGQMKGGLAHVAIISCMFFAALSGSAAATTAAIGSLLIPAMVKAGYDRNFATALHSAAGTTGIVIPPSVPLVLYGVSAGVSVSGLFIAGILPGIMIGLSLMVVAFIISAVKGYGSDLERTNFKKIWSSFKRASLALIMPIIILGGIYGGIFTPTEASVVAVVYGFIVGVFVYKKIKFKEMREILVSSVITTSVVLFIISTAGFFGMVLTREQVPHNVAQFITELDVSPIIVLLIINLVLLAVGTFMETIASIIILTPILLPVALSLGMDPIHFGIIMIVNLSIGLITPPVGVSLFIGARVGNTTYEKLVKAIIPFLIVLIINVLIISFVPVLSTGLLR, from the coding sequence ATGAGCTCTTTACTTTTATTCGGAATCTTAATCATTTTATTTATACTCAGCGTACCTATAGCTATCGCTCTGGGGCTCGCGTCCGTGTTGTTTCTTGCCTTTACAGCGGATATACCGTTAATCTCCCTGCCGCAGCGCCTGTTTGCTTCTCTCGATTCCTTTCCTTTGATGGCTGCGCCTTTTTTTATTCTGGCAGGCAAGCTCATGGAGCACGGGGGAATTTCTGAACGACTGGTGGATTTTGCGAAAAGTCTTGTAGGCCAGATGAAAGGCGGGCTGGCGCATGTAGCAATTATATCCTGTATGTTTTTTGCAGCCTTATCTGGATCTGCAGCCGCCACAACAGCAGCAATAGGAAGTCTGTTGATACCTGCTATGGTAAAAGCAGGGTATGACAGGAATTTTGCTACCGCCCTTCACTCTGCAGCGGGAACAACGGGAATCGTAATCCCACCCAGTGTGCCGTTAGTTTTATATGGAGTTTCCGCAGGTGTTTCAGTCAGTGGATTATTTATAGCAGGGATCCTCCCTGGTATTATGATCGGCCTTTCCCTGATGGTTGTTGCTTTTATCATCTCTGCTGTAAAAGGATACGGAAGCGACCTGGAAAGAACGAATTTCAAAAAAATCTGGTCCTCTTTTAAACGCGCTTCACTTGCCCTCATTATGCCAATTATTATTCTCGGCGGAATTTACGGAGGTATTTTTACTCCTACCGAGGCTTCTGTGGTCGCAGTGGTATATGGATTTATTGTAGGTGTGTTTGTCTATAAAAAGATTAAATTTAAAGAAATGCGGGAGATCTTAGTTTCCTCTGTTATTACAACTTCTGTTGTATTATTTATCATTTCTACGGCAGGCTTTTTCGGAATGGTGCTCACCCGGGAGCAGGTTCCACATAATGTAGCGCAGTTTATTACAGAACTGGATGTATCGCCGATTATCGTGCTGCTGATTATAAATCTTGTTCTCCTTGCTGTTGGTACATTTATGGAGACAATTGCATCCATTATTATACTGACACCGATATTGCTGCCGGTGGCTCTTTCTCTAGGTATGGACCCAATCCATTTCGGGATAATTATGATTGTGAACCTGTCTATCGGATTGATCACTCCGCCTGTTGGAGTCTCCTTGTTTATAGGGGCGAGAGTGGGGAACACCACGTATGAAAAACTCGTTAAGGCGATCATTCCGTTTCTTATTGTTTTAATTATAAACGTTTTGATTATTTCCTTCGTTCCTGTTTTAAGCACAGGTCTTTTAAGATAA
- a CDS encoding sodium-dependent transporter yields the protein MSDLQPREQWNTRLGFILAAMGSAVGLGNIWRFSYVTGENGGAAFLLVYLLCIVAIGIPILMAEFTIGRKAQSDAVGSFSKLAPGKPWVIAGILGVASAFIILSFYGVIAGWTLHYFTQYITGGLASEPAGGYGDYFGGFITSTFHPLFWQFLFMALTIGIVYGGVKKGIEKSNKILMPLLAVLVIVLAGYSMTLGGASEALSFLFTPDWSALANPSVYLAALGQAFFSLSLGMGALITYGSYLSKEHRLPGAAVSVAGLDTLFAILAGLMIFPAVFAFGIDPSAGPGLVFITLPGIFDNIAGGQLFGLLFFFLLAAAALSSAVSLLEVAVAYFMRKFEWTRQKTALLIGGIIFLLGIPSSLGMGVLSGVTIIGGRDILDSADFLASNIFLPLGGLVIALFLGWGWKKADALQDSDFGDTTVGNAWVFVLRYFAPVAIFIIFLSSIGLF from the coding sequence TTGAGCGATTTACAGCCACGTGAGCAGTGGAACACGCGACTGGGATTTATCCTGGCTGCGATGGGTTCCGCAGTAGGTTTAGGTAACATCTGGCGATTTTCTTATGTTACCGGTGAAAATGGAGGGGCAGCGTTTCTATTAGTTTATCTGCTCTGTATTGTTGCAATTGGTATTCCGATTTTAATGGCGGAATTCACAATCGGAAGAAAAGCACAGAGTGACGCAGTAGGTTCCTTCTCGAAGCTTGCACCAGGTAAGCCATGGGTAATTGCAGGTATCTTAGGAGTAGCTTCAGCATTTATAATTTTATCTTTTTATGGTGTTATCGCGGGATGGACGCTTCATTATTTCACACAATACATCACCGGGGGGCTCGCTTCTGAACCAGCCGGCGGTTACGGAGATTACTTCGGAGGATTTATAACAAGCACCTTCCACCCGTTATTCTGGCAATTCCTGTTTATGGCCCTTACGATAGGAATCGTATACGGCGGGGTTAAAAAAGGTATTGAAAAGTCAAACAAGATCCTTATGCCACTCCTGGCTGTTCTCGTAATTGTTCTTGCTGGATACAGCATGACGTTAGGCGGAGCATCTGAAGCTTTAAGCTTCCTTTTCACTCCTGACTGGAGCGCATTAGCGAATCCAAGCGTTTACCTGGCAGCTCTCGGGCAGGCATTCTTCTCCTTAAGTTTAGGTATGGGTGCCCTGATCACATACGGAAGTTACCTCTCTAAAGAGCACAGACTTCCTGGCGCTGCAGTAAGTGTCGCTGGTCTAGATACACTATTCGCGATCCTTGCAGGTTTAATGATCTTCCCAGCGGTATTCGCCTTCGGTATTGACCCTAGCGCTGGCCCTGGACTTGTGTTTATTACACTACCTGGAATCTTTGATAACATTGCCGGCGGACAGCTTTTCGGACTATTGTTCTTCTTCCTGTTAGCTGCTGCGGCTCTTTCTTCCGCTGTATCACTCCTTGAGGTAGCAGTAGCTTACTTCATGAGAAAGTTCGAGTGGACGCGCCAGAAGACAGCTCTTCTTATCGGGGGTATCATTTTCCTTTTAGGAATTCCATCATCCCTTGGTATGGGCGTACTTTCAGGCGTTACGATCATCGGCGGCAGAGACATTCTTGATAGTGCCGACTTCCTGGCATCTAACATCTTCCTTCCGCTCGGCGGACTTGTTATCGCCTTGTTCCTAGGATGGGGATGGAAGAAAGCAGACGCTCTTCAGGACTCCGACTTCGGTGACACAACTGTCGGAAACGCGTGGGTATTTGTTTTAAGATACTTTGCTCCTGTAGCGATCTTTATCATCTTCTTAAGCTCCATCGGATTGTTCTAA
- a CDS encoding alpha/beta fold hydrolase codes for MLHYREYTLDPASPWVTFIHGAGGNSSTWFKQIKEYKKNFNVLLIDLRGHGKSPRTKWKKGDSFVEVADEVIKVLDHLKIQTSHFVGISLGTIVIQTLAQKHTSRISSMILGGAVIRLNIRTKFLFTLGNLGKYFIPYMWLYKFLAWILMPKSNHLESRHAFVRQAKKMCQKEFIRWFTLTKAINPYLGRLQKNFFNIPTLFVMGEEDYLFLPSVQELVKHNDQLKFECIKNSGHVCNIDQPKAFNQVTIDFIKQFNKAEPTAG; via the coding sequence TTGCTTCATTATCGAGAATACACCTTAGATCCTGCCAGTCCATGGGTAACTTTCATTCATGGTGCCGGCGGTAACTCAAGCACCTGGTTTAAACAGATAAAAGAATATAAGAAAAACTTTAATGTTCTGCTCATAGATCTCCGGGGACATGGAAAATCGCCCAGAACAAAATGGAAGAAAGGTGACAGCTTTGTAGAAGTCGCGGATGAAGTTATAAAAGTCCTGGATCATTTAAAGATACAGACATCCCATTTTGTTGGCATTTCCCTGGGTACAATAGTTATACAGACACTCGCTCAAAAGCACACAAGCCGTATTAGCTCCATGATTTTAGGAGGCGCTGTTATCAGGCTCAATATCAGGACGAAATTCCTTTTTACACTGGGGAACCTTGGCAAGTATTTTATTCCCTACATGTGGCTGTACAAGTTTCTCGCATGGATTCTCATGCCGAAGAGCAACCATCTTGAGTCAAGGCACGCCTTTGTGCGCCAGGCGAAAAAAATGTGCCAGAAGGAATTTATCCGCTGGTTTACTTTAACTAAAGCGATTAACCCTTACCTTGGAAGACTGCAAAAAAACTTCTTCAATATTCCTACATTGTTTGTAATGGGCGAAGAAGATTATTTGTTCCTTCCTTCCGTCCAGGAACTCGTAAAACACAACGATCAGCTGAAATTTGAGTGTATAAAGAATTCGGGGCATGTATGCAATATTGACCAGCCGAAGGCATTCAACCAGGTGACGATTGATTTCATTAAGCAATTTAATAAAGCTGAGCCAACAGCAGGCTGA
- a CDS encoding NADPH-dependent FMN reductase: protein MKLLGISGTILGGKTSASVNQLMEMVKEKHPSTETELLDLKDYKLEFMDGRPLEEYNEDTRMLITKIKEADAFIIGSPVYQASIPGPLKNLFDMLHPDTFRGKVTGLVVNGGSQKHHLVMEYHLRPILSYFRAYIPPNNVFLHTSEFNEENKVTDGEMVKRMEKLAEEIGNMAKL from the coding sequence ATGAAGCTGTTAGGAATTTCTGGGACAATTCTTGGAGGCAAAACAAGTGCGTCTGTTAATCAGCTGATGGAAATGGTAAAAGAAAAGCATCCGTCAACGGAAACTGAGCTTCTTGACCTGAAGGATTATAAATTGGAATTTATGGATGGACGGCCGCTGGAGGAATATAACGAGGACACCAGGATGCTGATCACGAAGATAAAGGAAGCGGATGCTTTTATTATCGGCAGCCCTGTCTATCAGGCTTCAATTCCCGGGCCTTTAAAAAACTTATTTGATATGCTCCATCCTGATACATTCAGAGGGAAGGTTACGGGGCTGGTTGTAAATGGTGGTTCACAAAAGCATCATCTTGTAATGGAGTACCACCTGCGTCCAATATTAAGTTATTTCAGGGCTTACATTCCACCGAACAATGTATTCCTTCATACGAGTGAATTTAATGAAGAGAACAAAGTGACGGACGGAGAAATGGTCAAGAGAATGGAAAAGCTTGCTGAAGAAATTGGCAACATGGCAAAGCTTTAA
- a CDS encoding pirin family protein: protein MGNNFQRSVKKKWYVGYQEMSFPAVQKGWVLPPDSWREFDPFILMAEDWFKRGAFSDHPHRGFQTITYVIDGRLEHTDNKGGHGILETGDVQYMNAGSGARHAEEAVDDDIAHTLQLWLNLPAKLKGTEASYRDVYSEDCPVVPFEGGGLKVYAGKLHGVTGPMNPLVSITLSEISLTEGAEFTLKLPENHNAFLYVLSGDVNIGQEQENLKKTGAAHLTYNREGSEETESELLIKAESRSKILVYSGLPIREEIVAHGPFVMNTMEEIQQAVRDFNAGKFGPSSQ, encoded by the coding sequence ATGGGAAATAATTTTCAGAGAAGCGTAAAAAAGAAGTGGTACGTTGGTTATCAGGAAATGTCCTTTCCGGCTGTCCAGAAGGGATGGGTGCTGCCTCCGGACAGCTGGAGGGAATTTGACCCTTTCATCCTTATGGCAGAGGATTGGTTTAAGCGAGGAGCCTTTTCAGATCATCCTCACCGTGGTTTTCAGACGATTACGTATGTGATTGATGGTCGTCTGGAACATACGGATAACAAAGGCGGGCATGGGATTCTTGAAACAGGGGATGTCCAGTATATGAATGCGGGAAGCGGAGCGAGGCATGCGGAAGAAGCTGTAGATGATGATATTGCCCATACCCTGCAGCTCTGGCTCAATCTGCCGGCTAAACTGAAAGGAACGGAAGCTAGTTATCGGGATGTGTATTCTGAGGATTGCCCTGTCGTTCCGTTTGAGGGCGGAGGACTGAAAGTATACGCAGGGAAGCTGCACGGGGTGACCGGCCCAATGAATCCACTCGTATCTATTACTTTGTCAGAAATAAGCTTAACGGAAGGGGCAGAATTTACACTGAAGCTCCCTGAAAACCATAATGCTTTTTTATATGTGCTGTCAGGGGATGTAAATATAGGGCAGGAACAGGAAAATCTTAAGAAAACAGGAGCTGCCCACCTCACGTATAATAGGGAAGGTTCTGAGGAAACGGAAAGCGAACTGCTGATTAAGGCGGAGAGCCGTTCAAAGATTTTAGTGTACTCCGGCCTGCCTATCCGTGAGGAAATCGTCGCACACGGCCCATTTGTAATGAACACAATGGAAGAAATCCAGCAGGCGGTGAGAGATTTTAATGCTGGGAAATTTGGGCCATCCTCTCAATAA
- a CDS encoding GyrI-like domain-containing protein, with product METAEVKIVKKPSFQVTGLKWEGGFRQAAKGRIRDTIEEFIDREEEVENPTDTSRMWGLSYHTMPDGFTHYTGYEVEGEAELPDGMEAVIVPEYTYAVYSHRKGQDIGSSYARLSQWIQENGYVPFKEEDLPDYDPLPMKFELYNYENILSEVPEFDIYIPVTKK from the coding sequence ATGGAAACTGCTGAAGTGAAAATTGTTAAGAAACCGTCTTTCCAGGTTACCGGACTGAAATGGGAGGGAGGATTCAGACAGGCGGCCAAAGGGAGGATAAGAGACACAATAGAGGAGTTTATAGACAGGGAGGAAGAAGTGGAAAACCCGACAGATACAAGCAGGATGTGGGGATTGAGTTATCACACAATGCCGGACGGGTTCACCCATTATACAGGGTATGAAGTGGAAGGGGAGGCTGAATTGCCGGATGGCATGGAAGCTGTAATCGTGCCGGAATATACATACGCTGTTTACTCTCACCGGAAAGGGCAGGATATAGGTTCTTCGTATGCGAGGCTCAGCCAGTGGATACAGGAAAACGGTTATGTGCCTTTTAAAGAAGAGGATCTTCCAGATTACGATCCTCTGCCAATGAAATTTGAGCTTTACAATTATGAAAACATATTAAGCGAAGTGCCGGAGTTCGATATTTATATACCAGTGACAAAAAAATAA
- a CDS encoding Ig-like domain-containing protein, whose product MFFLVKREGHGGYNYIHKLNPLVSHLKIKIRGEMKVKTIKKLQKTFIVFLILLVSGAINVGAALAYELVATPEFTANAEGGVLNVKPGEEVGFKINLSADIHQRQTSGTLSVDTQYNLNANNTFSSSKPSNSISFGGSNNFKHQVNAKLFVSKDAKPGTFNIPVKVDITNTGTGAGNNLNNDTVDFITVKVLSNDTPPPVVKITNPADGGYYKTSDLPAQPEFDVVEENSYTTAVTNYSTAEGTHTVTVTATDNAGNKGSDSVTYTVDNTAPVIGSQLVDGGVYNAEAIEALGEKYYSIEEPNLKDSTASALSTKEGAHKAVITAVDKAGNSAEKTINYIVDNTVPTITFKFDDGGFYTSEAFKKFDPYYVVEDDNLDTVTPDKAELKEGSHTVKVSATDLAGNKNSASAGYTIDDTAPEVNIYLEEGKYYNAEALSNVGEFYSVHDTNLLETVAEGFGTKDGAHNASVNATDKAGNETTKSVSYVVDTKSPVITIKEDKLANGGFYQSSYLENLDKFFTVEDDNLADVEVSDLNLKDGNHTFTITAFDKAGNKSTESVSYTVDNEAPTISFNLEANGFYKSENLPENYFTASDNNEVVSVVSDELNKEEGTHTLEVTAVDAAGNSTTRTITYTVDATAPIVTITAPEDGGFYQSANLPDEVQFDVEETHAYTTNVLNWNTETEGEHTVTVVATDAAGNTGQASVTYTVDNIKPVISSLLVDGGVYNAETLKELGQYYEVTDLNLVEESVSASELQLEEGNYTAVITAEDKAGNKAKKEINYTVDNTAPEITFTFKDEKHYTSEDFEELAPWYHVSDNHLVKESVKATGLSFKEGNHEVTVSAKDLAGNSNTQSASYTLDDTAPVVTVSLEEGKYYNLDALEALGQYWNASDENLADVTASPLATEDGTHTATVTAVDFAGNETTVSVEYHVDNTPPVIVIDGDKLANGGFYNAEYLQNLEDVYSIVDANPHTDSATDFIFTEGTHEFTVTAVDKAGNEAEKTISYTVDNTPPAIEFNLTNGGVYSADTLKELGSYYSVTDNHDGVTVDASGLITDKDGTYTLEVTATDKAGNSTTRSVTYTVDNTAPEVSFNLTQGGHYTSAALTKALEGHDGYFNASDKHLTEVNADELKTSEGKHTVTVIAEDAAGNTTTKSLTYVVDNTAPVIHGVKGLKDGQRFIVGQDVSLQPEVTDNLDANPVVKAAEKLDTSKAGSFTYSVSAQDKAGNSSSLDLNYEVYSYSGVLNPVKADGSSAFKRNSTVPVKFEISNGTEYITDAAATLHLNKLSDKEGGELIEADSTSAASTGNFFRNSGNQYIFNLGTRNLNEGEYKGTITIELDGTKSAQEFYFNIRK is encoded by the coding sequence TTGTTCTTTTTAGTGAAACGGGAAGGGCATGGGGGGTATAACTATATTCATAAATTAAACCCGCTCGTCTCACATTTAAAAATAAAAATCAGAGGAGAAATGAAAGTGAAGACGATCAAGAAACTTCAAAAGACGTTCATCGTGTTTTTAATTTTGCTGGTTTCAGGAGCTATAAATGTGGGCGCTGCACTGGCGTACGAATTGGTAGCAACACCTGAGTTTACTGCCAATGCAGAAGGTGGAGTACTAAATGTAAAACCAGGGGAAGAAGTTGGTTTTAAAATCAATCTCTCTGCTGATATTCACCAGCGGCAAACAAGCGGTACCTTAAGTGTTGATACACAATATAATCTGAATGCAAATAATACTTTTTCTTCAAGTAAACCAAGCAATAGCATATCATTTGGGGGCTCAAATAACTTCAAGCATCAAGTTAATGCAAAGTTGTTTGTTTCTAAAGATGCTAAACCAGGTACTTTTAATATTCCTGTAAAAGTAGATATAACTAATACTGGGACGGGCGCAGGTAACAACTTAAATAACGATACAGTAGATTTTATTACTGTTAAGGTTCTTTCAAATGATACTCCCCCGCCTGTAGTTAAGATTACAAACCCAGCTGACGGAGGCTACTATAAAACTTCTGACCTGCCGGCACAGCCGGAGTTTGATGTGGTTGAAGAAAACAGTTACACCACAGCGGTTACAAATTACAGCACTGCAGAAGGTACACACACAGTAACCGTTACAGCAACTGATAATGCAGGCAACAAAGGCAGTGACTCGGTCACATATACAGTAGACAACACCGCTCCTGTAATCGGTTCGCAGCTTGTGGATGGTGGAGTTTACAACGCTGAAGCGATTGAAGCTTTAGGCGAAAAATACTACAGCATTGAGGAACCTAATCTTAAGGACTCAACTGCTAGCGCTCTTTCCACTAAAGAAGGCGCACACAAGGCAGTAATTACTGCTGTGGACAAAGCTGGCAACAGTGCGGAGAAAACAATTAACTATATCGTTGACAACACTGTTCCAACAATTACGTTTAAGTTCGATGATGGCGGATTCTATACATCTGAGGCTTTCAAAAAGTTTGATCCTTACTACGTAGTAGAAGACGACAACCTTGACACTGTAACTCCGGACAAAGCAGAACTCAAGGAAGGAAGCCACACTGTTAAAGTAAGCGCTACTGACCTTGCAGGAAACAAAAACAGTGCTTCTGCAGGCTACACAATCGATGATACTGCTCCAGAGGTGAACATCTACCTTGAGGAAGGTAAGTATTACAATGCTGAAGCGTTAAGTAATGTTGGAGAATTCTATTCTGTTCATGATACTAACCTTCTTGAAACAGTGGCAGAAGGCTTCGGCACTAAAGACGGAGCGCACAATGCTTCTGTAAATGCGACAGATAAAGCTGGAAACGAAACAACTAAATCGGTTTCCTATGTTGTTGATACGAAATCACCTGTGATTACTATTAAGGAGGACAAGCTTGCAAACGGCGGATTCTATCAGTCTTCCTACCTGGAAAATCTCGACAAATTTTTCACTGTGGAAGACGACAATCTTGCTGATGTGGAAGTGAGCGATCTAAATCTCAAAGATGGAAATCATACTTTTACAATCACCGCTTTTGACAAAGCTGGGAACAAATCAACTGAATCTGTTTCCTACACAGTTGACAATGAAGCTCCGACAATCTCTTTTAATCTGGAAGCGAACGGGTTTTATAAATCCGAGAACCTTCCTGAAAACTACTTTACAGCTTCCGATAACAACGAAGTAGTAAGCGTTGTTTCTGACGAGCTTAATAAAGAAGAAGGTACTCACACACTTGAAGTTACTGCTGTGGATGCTGCTGGAAACAGCACAACCAGAACAATCACTTACACTGTTGACGCTACCGCTCCGATAGTAACAATTACAGCACCTGAAGACGGCGGTTTCTACCAGTCTGCTAACCTTCCAGACGAAGTGCAGTTTGATGTGGAAGAAACCCATGCTTATACAACTAATGTCCTTAACTGGAACACGGAAACTGAAGGCGAACACACTGTAACTGTTGTTGCAACAGATGCAGCCGGTAATACTGGACAAGCTTCTGTAACTTACACAGTGGATAACATTAAGCCTGTTATTAGTTCTCTCCTTGTTGACGGCGGAGTTTACAACGCTGAAACATTAAAAGAACTGGGTCAATACTATGAAGTAACTGATCTAAACCTAGTGGAAGAAAGTGTTTCCGCAAGCGAATTACAGCTTGAAGAAGGAAACTACACAGCTGTAATTACTGCTGAAGATAAAGCTGGCAACAAAGCGAAAAAAGAAATCAACTATACTGTCGACAACACTGCTCCTGAAATTACTTTTACGTTTAAAGATGAAAAACATTATACTTCTGAAGACTTTGAAGAACTGGCTCCTTGGTATCATGTATCAGACAACCACCTTGTAAAAGAAAGTGTAAAAGCTACAGGCCTTAGTTTTAAGGAAGGCAATCACGAAGTTACAGTGAGTGCAAAAGACTTAGCTGGAAACAGCAACACTCAGTCTGCATCTTACACACTTGACGACACTGCACCGGTTGTAACTGTTTCTCTGGAAGAAGGTAAATACTACAACCTGGATGCTCTTGAAGCTCTTGGACAGTACTGGAATGCATCCGATGAAAACCTTGCAGACGTTACAGCGAGCCCGCTGGCAACAGAAGACGGAACTCACACTGCAACTGTGACTGCTGTTGACTTTGCAGGAAATGAAACTACTGTTTCTGTGGAATACCATGTAGATAACACTCCTCCGGTAATTGTTATCGATGGAGACAAGCTGGCAAATGGCGGTTTTTACAATGCAGAATATCTTCAAAACCTGGAAGATGTATACAGCATCGTGGATGCAAACCCTCATACTGACAGCGCAACAGACTTTATTTTTACAGAAGGAACGCACGAATTCACAGTAACTGCGGTGGATAAGGCTGGCAACGAAGCTGAGAAGACTATTTCTTACACGGTAGACAACACGCCGCCTGCTATCGAATTTAATTTAACTAATGGTGGAGTTTACTCCGCTGATACGTTAAAGGAACTTGGCAGCTATTACTCCGTTACGGACAACCATGACGGGGTGACTGTTGACGCATCTGGACTGATCACCGACAAAGACGGCACGTATACGCTTGAAGTGACGGCTACAGATAAGGCTGGCAACAGCACTACCCGCTCTGTGACGTATACTGTGGACAACACCGCACCAGAAGTAAGCTTTAACTTAACTCAGGGCGGCCATTACACTTCCGCAGCACTTACTAAAGCGCTGGAAGGCCATGACGGCTACTTCAATGCTTCCGACAAGCATTTAACAGAAGTGAATGCAGATGAGCTGAAAACTTCTGAAGGAAAGCATACTGTGACTGTAATTGCCGAGGACGCAGCAGGCAACACAACGACTAAGTCACTGACTTATGTTGTGGACAATACTGCTCCTGTTATCCACGGGGTTAAGGGGCTGAAAGACGGCCAGCGCTTCATCGTTGGCCAGGATGTGTCACTACAGCCGGAAGTAACAGACAACCTGGATGCAAATCCTGTTGTTAAAGCTGCAGAAAAACTCGATACGTCAAAAGCTGGTTCATTTACGTACTCTGTGTCCGCTCAGGATAAAGCAGGGAACTCCAGCAGCCTGGACCTTAACTATGAGGTATACAGCTACAGCGGCGTACTGAACCCTGTTAAAGCTGATGGCAGCAGTGCGTTTAAACGAAACAGCACTGTTCCGGTGAAGTTCGAGATTTCAAATGGCACAGAATATATTACGGATGCTGCTGCCACCCTTCATTTAAATAAGCTGTCTGATAAAGAAGGGGGAGAGTTAATCGAAGCAGATTCTACTTCTGCGGCTTCTACTGGGAACTTTTTCAGGAACTCTGGAAACCAGTACATCTTCAATCTGGGAACTAGAAACCTGAACGAAGGTGAATATAAAGGGACAATTACAATCGAGCTTGATGGGACAAAGTCAGCACAGGAATTTTATTTCAATATCAGAAAGTAA
- a CDS encoding nitroreductase, with translation MDVFEAIKTRRSVGVVSDKEVPKEMVEKILEAGIWAPTHFYTEPWRFFVITEDGRKPLGDLLAEIAKEGMDEPESESNQIKLEKVKRKPFRAPVIIVAAVEPSDNPKAILTEEYASVSAAVQNMLLAAHALGLGAIWRTGKVCYDARMRDFFGLSEKGEVLGFIYLGYPENEPREGKREPFTSKTEWLSDESDFEKIKSNN, from the coding sequence ATGGATGTATTTGAAGCAATAAAGACGCGCCGAAGTGTGGGGGTGGTGTCAGATAAGGAAGTCCCGAAAGAGATGGTGGAAAAAATCCTGGAGGCTGGCATATGGGCTCCCACCCATTTCTATACAGAACCATGGAGATTTTTTGTGATTACAGAAGATGGCAGGAAACCATTAGGAGACCTTCTTGCAGAAATCGCAAAGGAAGGAATGGATGAGCCGGAATCTGAATCTAATCAGATTAAACTGGAGAAAGTAAAGAGAAAGCCTTTCAGGGCACCAGTAATTATCGTGGCTGCTGTGGAGCCTTCCGACAATCCGAAAGCCATTTTAACGGAGGAATATGCTTCAGTGAGTGCTGCTGTGCAGAATATGCTGCTTGCGGCTCACGCCCTCGGATTAGGGGCTATCTGGCGTACCGGAAAAGTCTGTTACGATGCGAGAATGAGGGATTTCTTCGGTTTATCGGAAAAAGGGGAAGTTCTTGGTTTTATTTATCTCGGGTATCCTGAAAACGAACCAAGAGAAGGAAAAAGAGAGCCTTTCACTTCGAAAACGGAATGGCTTTCAGATGAATCTGATTTTGAAAAAATAAAAAGCAATAATTGA